Proteins co-encoded in one Perca flavescens isolate YP-PL-M2 chromosome 11, PFLA_1.0, whole genome shotgun sequence genomic window:
- the nme9 gene encoding thioredoxin domain-containing protein 3 homolog isoform X1 has translation MAGKKKEASLQASVTNQEQWEEMLATKGLTVVDVYQQWCGPCRAVVSLLRKIKNELGDDLLHFATAEADNIDALEKYRGKCEPTFLFYGGGELVAVLRGANAPLLQRMIVEELAKEKSVLEQGGERKAVKDDGLVDGEKKDKEEPPQHSENEESIIVPASKSYTVAIIKPDAVAHGKANEIIMKIQDAGFEILAHEERTLTEVEARDFYQHKAEEACFEDLVQFMSSGPSHVLVISQVEGSANIVPAWREFIGPADIEEARRNKPESLRAQYGTQTLFNAVHGSENSDQASRELAFFFPNFRTDSVTEQDGEEAHMERTLALIRPDVARENREEILAQIHKSGFIVALQREVMLTEEQVRQFYFQHVEEDYFPALLRSMTSGPVLALALARTGAVHHWKNIIGPSDVNKAREESPECLRAQFAVENDPINQLHGSESHEEAEREINFFFPKQQTLAVIKPDAMEEYREKILDEIRDSGFSVTQLKETVLSREMAEEFYKEHREKPFFNQLVEFMCRGPCMMLVLTKENAVEEWRATMGPADPDQAKATSPNSLRARFASDILHNSVHGSSSEQHAEEKIRFIFGDICSEAELTGDGETDTTILAKEQDCPADENTGRARSLTEELSDDHNEGDPHNLNPCSPQTEGSDDPDHSN, from the exons ATGGCAGGCAAGAAGAAAGAAGCGAGTCTGCAG gCTTCTGTCACAAACCAAGAGCAGTGGGAGGAGATGCTTGCAACCAAAGGTTTAACAG TTGTAGATGTGTACCAGCAGTGGTGTGGTCCCTGTCGAGCTGTGGTTAGTCTCCTAAGGAAAATAAAGAACGAACTGGGTGATGACCTATTACATTTTGCCACA gcCGAGGCAGACAACATTGATGCTTTGGAGAAGTATCGAGGGAAATGTGAGCCCACCTTCCTCTTCTATGGg GGTGGGGAGCTGGTGGCTGTGCTGCGAGGGGCCAACGCTCCTCTCCTTCAGAGGATGATTGTGGAGGAACTGGCCAAGGAGAAATCGGTCCTGGAGCAAGGTGGTGAACGCAAAGCA GTTAAAGATGATGGTCTGGTGGATGGTGAGAAGAAAGACAAGGAGGAGCCGCCACAGCATTCAGAAAATGAAGAAAGCATAATTG TCCCTGCCAGTAAATCCTACACAGTTGCCATCATCAAACCAGATGCTGTTGCTCATGGCAAGGCAAATGAGATCATTATGAAG ATTCAAGACGCAGGGTTTGAGATCCTGGCCCACGAGGAACGCACACTGACTGAGGTTGAGGCTCGGGATTTTTACCAGCACAAAGCAGAAGAG GCTTGCTTTGAGGACTTGGTGCAGTTTATGTCCAGTGGTCCATCCCATGTTCTGGTAATCTCTCAGGTTGAGGGCTCAGCTAACATAGTGCCAGCATGGCGTGAGTTCATTGGCCCAGCAGACATAGAGGAAGCCAGGAGAAATAAACCAGAAAG CTTGCGGGCACAATACGGCACACAGACACTGTTCAACGCAGTGCACGGTAGTGAGAACAGCGACCAGGCCAGCAGGGAGCTCGCCTTCTTCTTCCCCAACTTTAGGACAGACTCAGTAACAGAGCAGGATGGGGAGGAAGCGCATATGGAGAGGACACTGGCTCTTATCCGGCCTGACGTTGCCAGAGAAAACAGAG AGGAGATCTTGGCTCAAATCCACAAGTCAGGCTTCATCGTGGCTCTCCAAAGAGAAGTGATGTTGACAGAGGAGCAGGTCAGACAGTTTTACTTCCAACATGTTGAGGAGGACTACTTCCCTGCATTGCTCCGAAGCATGACCAG TGGGCCAGTGCTAGCTTTGGCTCTGGCCAGAACGGGGGCTGTCCATCATTGGAAGAACATCATTGGTCCGTCTGATGTTAATAAAGCCAGAGAGGAGAGTCCTGAATG TCTAAGGGCCCAGTTTGCTGTGGAGAACGATCCTATCAACCAACTGCATGGCAGTGAAAGCCATGAAGAGGCAGAGCGAGAGATCAACTTCTTCTTCCCTAAACAGCAAACACTGGCAGTGATCAAACCTGATGCCATGGAGGAATACAGAG AGAAGATTTTGGATGAGATCAGAGACAGCGGTTTCTCTGTAACGCAGCTGAAGGAGACGGTGCTGTCGAGGGAGATGGCTGAGGAGTTTTACAAAGAGCACAGAGAGAAACCTTTCTTCAACCAACTGGTGGAATTCATGTGTCG GGGGCCATGTATGATGCTCGTCCTGACCAAGGAAAATGCAGTGGAGGAGTGGAGGGCCACTATGGGCCCCGCAGACCCTGACCAAGCTAAGGCGACATCCCCAAACTCTCTGAGGGCCCGCTTTGCCTCCGACATCCTCCACAACTCAGTCCACGGCTCCTCCAGTGAGCAGCATGCAGAGGAGAAGATCCGTTTTATCTTTGGTGACATCTGCTCAGAGGCAGAACTCACCGGTGATGGAGAGACTGACACAACCATTTTAG CAAAAGAGCAAGACTGTCCTGCAGATGAAAACACAGGAAGGGCAAGATCTTTAACTGAAGAACTGTCCGATGACCATAATGAAG GTGACCCACATAATTTGAATCCTTGCAGCCCACAGACAGAAGGAAGTGACGATCCAGACCACTCAAATTGA
- the nme9 gene encoding thioredoxin domain-containing protein 3 homolog isoform X2, with translation MLATKGLTVVDVYQQWCGPCRAVVSLLRKIKNELGDDLLHFATAEADNIDALEKYRGKCEPTFLFYGGGELVAVLRGANAPLLQRMIVEELAKEKSVLEQGGERKAVKDDGLVDGEKKDKEEPPQHSENEESIIVPASKSYTVAIIKPDAVAHGKANEIIMKIQDAGFEILAHEERTLTEVEARDFYQHKAEEACFEDLVQFMSSGPSHVLVISQVEGSANIVPAWREFIGPADIEEARRNKPESLRAQYGTQTLFNAVHGSENSDQASRELAFFFPNFRTDSVTEQDGEEAHMERTLALIRPDVARENREEILAQIHKSGFIVALQREVMLTEEQVRQFYFQHVEEDYFPALLRSMTSGPVLALALARTGAVHHWKNIIGPSDVNKAREESPECLRAQFAVENDPINQLHGSESHEEAEREINFFFPKQQTLAVIKPDAMEEYREKILDEIRDSGFSVTQLKETVLSREMAEEFYKEHREKPFFNQLVEFMCRGPCMMLVLTKENAVEEWRATMGPADPDQAKATSPNSLRARFASDILHNSVHGSSSEQHAEEKIRFIFGDICSEAELTGDGETDTTILAKEQDCPADENTGRARSLTEELSDDHNEGDPHNLNPCSPQTEGSDDPDHSN, from the exons ATGCTTGCAACCAAAGGTTTAACAG TTGTAGATGTGTACCAGCAGTGGTGTGGTCCCTGTCGAGCTGTGGTTAGTCTCCTAAGGAAAATAAAGAACGAACTGGGTGATGACCTATTACATTTTGCCACA gcCGAGGCAGACAACATTGATGCTTTGGAGAAGTATCGAGGGAAATGTGAGCCCACCTTCCTCTTCTATGGg GGTGGGGAGCTGGTGGCTGTGCTGCGAGGGGCCAACGCTCCTCTCCTTCAGAGGATGATTGTGGAGGAACTGGCCAAGGAGAAATCGGTCCTGGAGCAAGGTGGTGAACGCAAAGCA GTTAAAGATGATGGTCTGGTGGATGGTGAGAAGAAAGACAAGGAGGAGCCGCCACAGCATTCAGAAAATGAAGAAAGCATAATTG TCCCTGCCAGTAAATCCTACACAGTTGCCATCATCAAACCAGATGCTGTTGCTCATGGCAAGGCAAATGAGATCATTATGAAG ATTCAAGACGCAGGGTTTGAGATCCTGGCCCACGAGGAACGCACACTGACTGAGGTTGAGGCTCGGGATTTTTACCAGCACAAAGCAGAAGAG GCTTGCTTTGAGGACTTGGTGCAGTTTATGTCCAGTGGTCCATCCCATGTTCTGGTAATCTCTCAGGTTGAGGGCTCAGCTAACATAGTGCCAGCATGGCGTGAGTTCATTGGCCCAGCAGACATAGAGGAAGCCAGGAGAAATAAACCAGAAAG CTTGCGGGCACAATACGGCACACAGACACTGTTCAACGCAGTGCACGGTAGTGAGAACAGCGACCAGGCCAGCAGGGAGCTCGCCTTCTTCTTCCCCAACTTTAGGACAGACTCAGTAACAGAGCAGGATGGGGAGGAAGCGCATATGGAGAGGACACTGGCTCTTATCCGGCCTGACGTTGCCAGAGAAAACAGAG AGGAGATCTTGGCTCAAATCCACAAGTCAGGCTTCATCGTGGCTCTCCAAAGAGAAGTGATGTTGACAGAGGAGCAGGTCAGACAGTTTTACTTCCAACATGTTGAGGAGGACTACTTCCCTGCATTGCTCCGAAGCATGACCAG TGGGCCAGTGCTAGCTTTGGCTCTGGCCAGAACGGGGGCTGTCCATCATTGGAAGAACATCATTGGTCCGTCTGATGTTAATAAAGCCAGAGAGGAGAGTCCTGAATG TCTAAGGGCCCAGTTTGCTGTGGAGAACGATCCTATCAACCAACTGCATGGCAGTGAAAGCCATGAAGAGGCAGAGCGAGAGATCAACTTCTTCTTCCCTAAACAGCAAACACTGGCAGTGATCAAACCTGATGCCATGGAGGAATACAGAG AGAAGATTTTGGATGAGATCAGAGACAGCGGTTTCTCTGTAACGCAGCTGAAGGAGACGGTGCTGTCGAGGGAGATGGCTGAGGAGTTTTACAAAGAGCACAGAGAGAAACCTTTCTTCAACCAACTGGTGGAATTCATGTGTCG GGGGCCATGTATGATGCTCGTCCTGACCAAGGAAAATGCAGTGGAGGAGTGGAGGGCCACTATGGGCCCCGCAGACCCTGACCAAGCTAAGGCGACATCCCCAAACTCTCTGAGGGCCCGCTTTGCCTCCGACATCCTCCACAACTCAGTCCACGGCTCCTCCAGTGAGCAGCATGCAGAGGAGAAGATCCGTTTTATCTTTGGTGACATCTGCTCAGAGGCAGAACTCACCGGTGATGGAGAGACTGACACAACCATTTTAG CAAAAGAGCAAGACTGTCCTGCAGATGAAAACACAGGAAGGGCAAGATCTTTAACTGAAGAACTGTCCGATGACCATAATGAAG GTGACCCACATAATTTGAATCCTTGCAGCCCACAGACAGAAGGAAGTGACGATCCAGACCACTCAAATTGA
- the nme9 gene encoding thioredoxin domain-containing protein 3 homolog isoform X3 produces the protein MIVEELAKEKSVLEQGGERKAVKDDGLVDGEKKDKEEPPQHSENEESIIVPASKSYTVAIIKPDAVAHGKANEIIMKIQDAGFEILAHEERTLTEVEARDFYQHKAEEACFEDLVQFMSSGPSHVLVISQVEGSANIVPAWREFIGPADIEEARRNKPESLRAQYGTQTLFNAVHGSENSDQASRELAFFFPNFRTDSVTEQDGEEAHMERTLALIRPDVARENREEILAQIHKSGFIVALQREVMLTEEQVRQFYFQHVEEDYFPALLRSMTSGPVLALALARTGAVHHWKNIIGPSDVNKAREESPECLRAQFAVENDPINQLHGSESHEEAEREINFFFPKQQTLAVIKPDAMEEYREKILDEIRDSGFSVTQLKETVLSREMAEEFYKEHREKPFFNQLVEFMCRGPCMMLVLTKENAVEEWRATMGPADPDQAKATSPNSLRARFASDILHNSVHGSSSEQHAEEKIRFIFGDICSEAELTGDGETDTTILAKEQDCPADENTGRARSLTEELSDDHNEGDPHNLNPCSPQTEGSDDPDHSN, from the exons ATGATTGTGGAGGAACTGGCCAAGGAGAAATCGGTCCTGGAGCAAGGTGGTGAACGCAAAGCA GTTAAAGATGATGGTCTGGTGGATGGTGAGAAGAAAGACAAGGAGGAGCCGCCACAGCATTCAGAAAATGAAGAAAGCATAATTG TCCCTGCCAGTAAATCCTACACAGTTGCCATCATCAAACCAGATGCTGTTGCTCATGGCAAGGCAAATGAGATCATTATGAAG ATTCAAGACGCAGGGTTTGAGATCCTGGCCCACGAGGAACGCACACTGACTGAGGTTGAGGCTCGGGATTTTTACCAGCACAAAGCAGAAGAG GCTTGCTTTGAGGACTTGGTGCAGTTTATGTCCAGTGGTCCATCCCATGTTCTGGTAATCTCTCAGGTTGAGGGCTCAGCTAACATAGTGCCAGCATGGCGTGAGTTCATTGGCCCAGCAGACATAGAGGAAGCCAGGAGAAATAAACCAGAAAG CTTGCGGGCACAATACGGCACACAGACACTGTTCAACGCAGTGCACGGTAGTGAGAACAGCGACCAGGCCAGCAGGGAGCTCGCCTTCTTCTTCCCCAACTTTAGGACAGACTCAGTAACAGAGCAGGATGGGGAGGAAGCGCATATGGAGAGGACACTGGCTCTTATCCGGCCTGACGTTGCCAGAGAAAACAGAG AGGAGATCTTGGCTCAAATCCACAAGTCAGGCTTCATCGTGGCTCTCCAAAGAGAAGTGATGTTGACAGAGGAGCAGGTCAGACAGTTTTACTTCCAACATGTTGAGGAGGACTACTTCCCTGCATTGCTCCGAAGCATGACCAG TGGGCCAGTGCTAGCTTTGGCTCTGGCCAGAACGGGGGCTGTCCATCATTGGAAGAACATCATTGGTCCGTCTGATGTTAATAAAGCCAGAGAGGAGAGTCCTGAATG TCTAAGGGCCCAGTTTGCTGTGGAGAACGATCCTATCAACCAACTGCATGGCAGTGAAAGCCATGAAGAGGCAGAGCGAGAGATCAACTTCTTCTTCCCTAAACAGCAAACACTGGCAGTGATCAAACCTGATGCCATGGAGGAATACAGAG AGAAGATTTTGGATGAGATCAGAGACAGCGGTTTCTCTGTAACGCAGCTGAAGGAGACGGTGCTGTCGAGGGAGATGGCTGAGGAGTTTTACAAAGAGCACAGAGAGAAACCTTTCTTCAACCAACTGGTGGAATTCATGTGTCG GGGGCCATGTATGATGCTCGTCCTGACCAAGGAAAATGCAGTGGAGGAGTGGAGGGCCACTATGGGCCCCGCAGACCCTGACCAAGCTAAGGCGACATCCCCAAACTCTCTGAGGGCCCGCTTTGCCTCCGACATCCTCCACAACTCAGTCCACGGCTCCTCCAGTGAGCAGCATGCAGAGGAGAAGATCCGTTTTATCTTTGGTGACATCTGCTCAGAGGCAGAACTCACCGGTGATGGAGAGACTGACACAACCATTTTAG CAAAAGAGCAAGACTGTCCTGCAGATGAAAACACAGGAAGGGCAAGATCTTTAACTGAAGAACTGTCCGATGACCATAATGAAG GTGACCCACATAATTTGAATCCTTGCAGCCCACAGACAGAAGGAAGTGACGATCCAGACCACTCAAATTGA